Within the Candidatus Marinimicrobia bacterium CG08_land_8_20_14_0_20_45_22 genome, the region ACATTCGAATAATTTTTACAACCTTTTCTGCTTCTATGATTTGATACACGATCCGATGCTGAATATTCATTCTTCGAGAATAAGCGCCGGACAAATCTCCGACCAATTTTTCAAACGGCGGAGGAGTCTGGAGCGGATTTTTCTGCAGGAGTTCCAAAATAACCAGCGCTCTGTCTTTCAAACCGGCCTGTTTTAATTTCAGGGCATCTTTCTGCGCTTGTTTGGTAAA harbors:
- a CDS encoding Txe/YoeB family addiction module toxin; its protein translation is FTKQAQKDALKLKQAGLKDRALVILELLQKNPLQTPPPFEKLVGDLSGAYSRRMNIQHRIVYQIIEAEKVVKIIRMWTH